In Papaver somniferum cultivar HN1 chromosome 1, ASM357369v1, whole genome shotgun sequence, a genomic segment contains:
- the LOC113280142 gene encoding uncharacterized protein LOC113280142 encodes MQSPTSFISPRNFKITLSPAVRQMAADTGAFKRSPSTFRNFVSRDPSSTFPAESGRYHLYISYACPWASRCLAYLKIKGLEKAISFSSVKPVWGRTKETDDHMGWVFPTSSTEEPGAEPDHLNGAKSARELYELASTNYTGRYTVPILWDKKLKTIVNNESSEIIRMLNAEFNDIAENAALDLYPVHLQSQIDEVNEWVYDDINNGVYKCGFAEKQEPYEEAANKLYQALDKCEDILSKNRYICGDSLTEADIRLFATLIRFDEVYAVHFKCNKKLIREYPNLFNYTKDIFQVPGMSCTVIMKHIKDHYYGSHPFINPFGIIPLGPDTDYSSPHDRDKFSS; translated from the exons ATGCAATCACCAACTTCTTTTATTTCTCCCAGAAATTTCAAGATTACGCTTTCACCAG ctgttcGTCAAATGGCTGCTGATACTGGTGCTTTCAAACGATCACCATCGACATTCCGTAATTTTGTTTCAAGAGATCCATCATCAACATTTCCTGCAGAATCTGGAAGATACCATCTCTATATATCCTATGCCTGTCCTTGGGCTAGTAGATGCCTTGCGTATTTGAAGATTAAGGGTCTTGAGAAGGCTATCAGCTTTTCG TCAGTTAAACCTGTATGGGGAAGAACAAAGGAGACTGATGATCATATGGGTTGGGTGTTTCCAACATCTAGTACAGAGGAACCGGGGGCTGAACCTGATCACCTGAATGGGGCAAAATCGGCTAGGGAACTCTATGAACTTGCTAGTACAAATTATACTGGCAGATATACTGTTCCT ATTTTGTGGGATAAGAAACTCAAAACAATTGTGAACAATGAGAGTTCAGAAATAATACGAATGCTCAATGCTGAATTCAATGATATAGCAGAAAATGCAGCTTTGGACCTTTACCCCGTTCACTTGCAATCCCAGATTGATGAGGTTAATGAATGGGTTTATGACGACATCAACAATGGTGTTTATAAGTGCGGTTTTGCTGAGAAACAAGAGCCTTATGAAGAG GCTGCAAACAAATTATATCAAGCTCTGGACAAATGTGAGGACATACTCAGCAAGAACCGGTATATATGTGGGGACTCTCTGACTGAAGCTGATATTCGGCTGTTTGCAACTCTTATAAGATTTGATGAG GTTTATGCTGTTCATTTCAAGTGCAACAAGAAGCTTATCCGGGAATACCCTAATCTGTTTAATTACACTAAAGATATTTTTCAAGTCCCTGGCATGAGTTGCACCGTGATCATGAAACATATCAAGGACCACTACTACGGAAGCCATCCTTTTATTAATCCGTTTGGAATCATTCCTCTTGGTCCTGATACAGATTATTCTTCCCCTCATGATAGAGATAAGTTCAGTTCTTAG